The Bdellovibrionales bacterium genome segment TCACTTGCTTTAGAATGATTTCATAATTGATCTTCACGGCCCCACGAAAATCCACGTTTTCGTCTTTTCCCACCTCAACAAGAGCTGTTGCAACCTTTAAAGCCATAGCATCCACGTAAATAATTTCACTTTTTCCAGGCTTGTAAAGATTGTATTGATAGAACTCAGCGAATTCCTCTATCAAGGATACGTCCGTTAAGGTGATAGCTACAATCTCATCAATCTCATCTTCATTCTTTTCTAAATGTATTTCGGCCTTTCCGAGTTTTTTCAAGATCTCGATCACAGATTGCATTCTAATGAGGGATTCCTTAAACATTCTGGTCGTAAAAATTTTAAGCACTGTCCAATCTAGCTTTATCTTTTCTGAATTATTGGGATCCACATGTCCGGAATGGCGCGCCACCAATCCCAATAGACAAAATAGTGTAGGAATAGAAAATTGAGGACAGGGACTACTGTCCTTTTCCATTTTTAAAGATCGAATCAATTGTCGGCTATTTTTTGATTCTTCAACCAGACTCTTAATGAGAAGCTTCAATCCCGGTTGAGAGTTCTCTATCTGCGCCTTAAATACCTCAATTGGAACTTCCATGATTTTGCTCGGGCTGGCTGCTTCGGCAGATACAATATGCTTTGCATTCATTCCAAAAAGTGCAGATTCCCCGAGAACTTGCGAGACCTTGGCTTCAAGAATCTCAATTTTTCGCCCCGATCGTTCTACGAACAAGATGAGCTTCCCAGACTGGACAACGTGAACATGAGTTATGGGCTCCCCCTCTTTAAAAAGCAGATCTCCTCGCTTTAGATCCCTCATCCTATCCACAGCCACCTCATGTCAATGTCCATAACCCACTGTTTCCTTTCGGCCTTTGTATCTGCATTCTCAAGAGAATTTCTGGAATTCTCCCATCATGATACAATTCGTCGCAAATTCCCTCCTCGCGAGCTCTCTCTTCGCATTGCGGCAGAGCGGAGGTCTCTGTCAGATAAAAGTATGGGAGCACCCAGAAAAACATGATACAAAGGGCTTTTGCCTAAATTGGAAAAACATGGAACTGATAATTGGCTTATTCCTCTGCTCGTTTTTTGCAGGCCTTGGTACAACCTGGCTGATTCGCCGATGGGTGATTCGACGTGAGATACAAGAGGCTCAAATTGAAGCGAATGAAATTCTCTCCGAGGCAGAGTCTATAAGTCAAGAAATTCAGCGCGAAACTCAAGGTCGCTGCGAAGAGTTCGCTCACCAAGCCCAGGACAAATTTGAAAAGGAAATTCGCAAAGTCGAGGATCTCAATAACAAACTGGACTCTCAGGTGCGAGAGCGGGAGAGCCGGCTACAGAAGAGTCTGAATCTGCGAGAGGAAGTGTTTCAACGAAAGTCCAGTGGCTTTGGCAATCAAAAAGTTCTT includes the following:
- a CDS encoding cyclic nucleotide-binding domain-containing protein codes for the protein MDRMRDLKRGDLLFKEGEPITHVHVVQSGKLILFVERSGRKIEILEAKVSQVLGESALFGMNAKHIVSAEAASPSKIMEVPIEVFKAQIENSQPGLKLLIKSLVEESKNSRQLIRSLKMEKDSSPCPQFSIPTLFCLLGLVARHSGHVDPNNSEKIKLDWTVLKIFTTRMFKESLIRMQSVIEILKKLGKAEIHLEKNEDEIDEIVAITLTDVSLIEEFAEFYQYNLYKPGKSEIIYVDAMALKVATALVEVGKDENVDFRGAVKINYEIILKQVKDQFKFDLKTLHLDSLEKKGLFVKRQPNDKGQVFLSYDKVEFNNMLRYWQIISEIDKWNQKGFVDLKEQAEKVSEVSGDESHCPSCDGPVSNQQKFCPGCGFKLMAA
- a CDS encoding DUF3552 domain-containing protein; amino-acid sequence: MIQFVANSLLASSLFALRQSGGLCQIKVWEHPEKHDTKGFCLNWKNMELIIGLFLCSFFAGLGTTWLIRRWVIRREIQEAQIEANEILSEAESISQEIQRETQGRCEEFAHQAQDKFEKEIRKVEDLNNKLDSQVRERESRLQKSLNLREEVFQRKSSGFGNQKVLVAQYQQKFDQLKTERDRIFQNYRKLLSEHSSVSPETLTEELRTSLIQNEQRRAAQMADLIESEAKTEAEKSARYFLNVALSRFARPYCEEQGIGLVYFPNADSRQKVVGENRVNLNALEKNLRS